A genomic region of Thermoleophilaceae bacterium contains the following coding sequences:
- a CDS encoding YbhB/YbcL family Raf kinase inhibitor-like protein, with translation MPQKLNVKELRIRSSSFDGHKRIPEEHTGDGEDRAPALEWSGVPEGTKSFAVVVHDPDAPLVDGFTHWVAYNIPGDATGVPEGGEGVTHGTNSFGNQGYNGPAPPPGHGPHHYYFWVYALDEDPQLEPGLDRRALLDRIEDHVIEQARVIGTYEH, from the coding sequence ATGCCCCAGAAGCTCAACGTGAAGGAACTGAGGATCCGCTCGAGCTCGTTCGACGGCCACAAGCGCATCCCCGAGGAACACACGGGCGATGGCGAGGATCGCGCGCCCGCGCTCGAGTGGAGCGGCGTGCCGGAGGGGACGAAGTCCTTCGCCGTGGTGGTGCACGACCCGGATGCACCGCTCGTGGACGGCTTCACCCACTGGGTGGCCTACAACATCCCCGGTGACGCGACCGGCGTTCCCGAGGGCGGCGAGGGCGTGACGCACGGGACGAACTCGTTTGGCAACCAGGGCTACAACGGTCCGGCGCCGCCGCCCGGGCACGGGCCCCACCACTACTACTTCTGGGTCTACGCGCTGGACGAGGATCCGCAGCTCGAGCCCGGCCTCGACCGGCGCGCGCTACTCGACCGGATCGAGGATCACGTGATCGAGCAGGCGCGCGTGATCGGAACGTACGAGCACTAG